From a single Nocardioides panacis genomic region:
- a CDS encoding DUF3039 domain-containing protein encodes MSTQMSPGAETIEDRRTLPTDDGDHERFSHYVEKDKLTEAMVMGTPVVALCGKTWVPSRDPEKYPVCPECKDAWENLRKDDEE; translated from the coding sequence GTGAGCACCCAGATGAGCCCCGGAGCCGAGACGATCGAGGATCGTCGGACCCTGCCGACCGACGACGGTGACCACGAGCGCTTCTCGCACTACGTCGAGAAGGACAAGCTCACCGAGGCGATGGTGATGGGCACGCCCGTCGTCGCGCTGTGCGGCAAGACGTGGGTGCCGAGCCGGGACCCGGAGAAGTACCCGGTCTGCCCGGAGTGCAAGGACGCGTGGGAGAACCTCCGGAAGGACGACGAGGAGTAA
- a CDS encoding YqgE/AlgH family protein, which produces MPDHRAARLRVGDLLVATPALLDPNFEHTVVLVLDLDDNGALGVVLNRPSTVLVSDVLPGWDDVVRTPDVLFQGGPVSTDSALAVGASMTYGVDPNVEPVGFRRLYDDVGIVDLDTPTEIVAPALTGMRVFAGYAGWGGTSSSGRRSPRGPGTSCRPWPRTCSAPTRPVCGCGCCAGSRASWPGCPPNPPTRP; this is translated from the coding sequence ATGCCTGACCACAGGGCTGCGCGCCTGCGCGTCGGCGACCTGCTGGTCGCCACCCCGGCCCTGCTGGACCCCAACTTCGAGCACACGGTCGTCCTGGTCCTCGACCTCGACGACAACGGCGCGCTCGGGGTGGTCCTGAACCGGCCCTCGACGGTGCTGGTCAGCGACGTGCTGCCCGGCTGGGACGACGTGGTGCGCACCCCCGACGTGCTGTTCCAGGGCGGCCCGGTCAGCACCGACTCGGCGCTCGCGGTCGGCGCCTCGATGACCTACGGCGTCGACCCGAACGTCGAGCCGGTGGGCTTCCGCCGGCTGTACGACGACGTGGGGATCGTGGACCTCGACACGCCCACCGAGATCGTCGCGCCGGCCCTGACCGGGATGCGGGTGTTCGCCGGGTACGCCGGGTGGGGGGGGACGAGCAGCTCCGGGAGGAGATCGCCGAGGGGTCCTGGTACGTCGTGCCGTCCCTGGCCGAGGACCTGTTCGGCACCGACCCGGCCGGTCTGTGGATGCGGGTGCTGCGCCGGCAGCCGGGCGAGCTGGCCTGGGTGTCCACCCAACCCGCCGACCCGACCTTGA
- a CDS encoding NAD-dependent malic enzyme, whose amino-acid sequence MATESRSGQPSISYSITVRLELPAGGSAISMLTSCVEEAGGIVTALDVTASGHDKLRIDVTCAASDTAHADRIVDALRSIEGVAVHKVSDRTFLMHLGGTIEMASKHPIRNRDDLSMVYTPGVARVCEAIVANPEDARRLTVKRNSVAVVTDGSAVLGLGNIGPAAALPVMEGKAALFKRFAGIDAWPLCLDTQDPDLIVEIVRAVSPGFAGINLEDISAPRCFEIEARLREILDIPVFHDDQHGTAIVVLAALTNALRVVGKQLSAVRIVMSGAGAAGTAILRLLLEAGAQDVVVADVEGVVYRERPGLHESLFALAEATNKKGLTGTMHDAIVDADVFIGVSAPNVIDGDDVARMAEGSIVFALANPVPEIDPGVARRHAAVVATGRSDYPNQINNVLAFPGVFRGLLDASANQIDDTLLVAAAEAIAGAVTADELNANYIIPSVFHADVHTAVATAVRTAAEAHKSAASAHA is encoded by the coding sequence GTGGCTACCGAATCGCGCTCCGGTCAACCGAGCATCTCCTACTCGATCACCGTCCGCCTCGAGCTGCCTGCCGGCGGCTCGGCGATCAGCATGCTGACCAGCTGCGTCGAGGAGGCCGGGGGGATCGTCACCGCCCTCGACGTCACCGCCTCGGGCCACGACAAGCTCCGCATCGACGTCACCTGCGCCGCGTCCGACACCGCCCACGCGGACCGGATCGTCGACGCGCTGCGCTCGATCGAGGGCGTCGCGGTGCACAAGGTCTCCGACCGGACCTTCCTGATGCACCTCGGCGGCACCATCGAGATGGCCTCCAAGCACCCCATCCGCAACCGGGACGACCTCTCGATGGTCTACACGCCCGGGGTGGCGCGCGTCTGCGAGGCGATCGTCGCCAACCCCGAGGACGCCCGCCGGCTGACCGTCAAGCGCAACTCGGTCGCGGTCGTCACCGACGGCTCCGCGGTGCTCGGCCTGGGCAACATCGGGCCCGCCGCGGCGCTGCCGGTCATGGAGGGCAAGGCCGCCCTGTTCAAGCGGTTCGCCGGCATCGACGCCTGGCCGCTGTGCCTGGACACCCAGGACCCCGACCTGATCGTGGAGATCGTCCGCGCGGTGTCCCCGGGCTTCGCCGGCATCAACCTCGAGGACATCTCCGCGCCGCGCTGTTTCGAGATCGAGGCGCGGCTGCGCGAGATCCTCGACATCCCGGTGTTCCACGACGACCAGCACGGCACCGCGATCGTGGTGCTGGCCGCGCTGACCAACGCCCTGCGGGTGGTCGGCAAGCAGCTGTCCGCGGTGCGCATCGTGATGTCGGGGGCGGGTGCCGCCGGCACGGCGATCCTGCGCCTGCTCCTCGAGGCCGGCGCCCAGGACGTGGTGGTCGCCGACGTGGAGGGCGTGGTCTACCGCGAGCGTCCCGGTCTGCACGAGTCGCTGTTCGCCCTGGCGGAGGCGACCAACAAGAAGGGCCTCACCGGCACGATGCACGACGCCATCGTGGACGCCGACGTGTTCATCGGGGTGTCCGCGCCGAACGTCATCGACGGCGACGACGTGGCCCGGATGGCCGAGGGGTCGATCGTCTTCGCGCTCGCCAACCCGGTGCCCGAGATCGACCCGGGGGTGGCCCGCCGGCACGCAGCGGTGGTGGCCACCGGCCGCTCCGACTACCCGAACCAGATCAACAACGTGCTGGCCTTCCCGGGCGTGTTCCGCGGGCTGCTGGACGCCTCGGCGAACCAGATCGACGACACCCTGCTGGTCGCCGCGGCGGAGGCGATCGCCGGGGCCGTGACGGCCGACGAGCTGAACGCGAACTACATCATCCCGAGCGTGTTCCACGCCGACGTGCACACGGCGGTCGCGACCGCCGTACGCACGGCCGCGGAGGCGCACAAGAGCGCCGCCTCGGCGCATGCCTGA
- a CDS encoding TetR/AcrR family transcriptional regulator encodes MTAKAALRKVSGTSRRQEYSASTRRALVEVATDLFTDRGYAGTSLDEIVAGARVTKGALYHHFSGKQALFESVFEKVEERAAKDIQHAVRGHRDPWEKALGGLRAFLEVLQEPRYRRIVIADGPAVLGYEKYREQEERTTFGIVQEIVSAVLATYELEASMVETFSRVFFGAMSAAGAAVSTAEDPRRASEEVEAAIAYILAGLRAMAESGAPIPRPADLAPVAPRHDDGDEPGEVS; translated from the coding sequence ATGACCGCGAAGGCCGCGCTGCGCAAGGTGTCCGGCACCTCCCGCCGCCAGGAGTACTCCGCCTCCACCCGCCGCGCCCTGGTGGAGGTGGCCACCGACCTGTTCACCGACCGCGGCTACGCCGGGACCAGCCTCGACGAGATCGTCGCGGGCGCGCGGGTCACCAAGGGTGCGCTCTACCACCACTTCAGCGGCAAGCAGGCGCTGTTCGAGTCCGTGTTCGAGAAGGTCGAGGAGCGGGCCGCCAAGGACATCCAGCACGCCGTCCGCGGGCACCGCGACCCGTGGGAGAAGGCGCTGGGCGGGCTGCGGGCGTTCCTCGAGGTGCTCCAGGAGCCCCGCTACCGGCGCATCGTGATCGCCGACGGCCCCGCGGTCCTGGGCTACGAGAAGTACCGCGAGCAGGAGGAGCGCACGACCTTCGGGATCGTCCAGGAGATCGTCTCCGCGGTCCTCGCGACCTACGAGCTCGAGGCGAGCATGGTCGAGACGTTCAGCCGGGTGTTCTTCGGCGCGATGTCGGCGGCCGGTGCGGCGGTGTCGACCGCCGAGGACCCGCGCCGGGCGAGCGAGGAGGTGGAGGCCGCGATCGCCTACATCCTGGCCGGCCTGCGGGCGATGGCCGAGTCCGGCGCCCCGATCCCCCGGCCCGCCGACCTCGCCCCCGTCGCGCCGCGGCACGACGACGGGGACGAGCCGGGCGAGGTGTCCTGA
- a CDS encoding DUF3048 domain-containing protein: MALGLTAALALSGCNKDSTADANGNGTPDAQETAQGLTVAGEWPLTGEPAKGKTPRHPVMIVKIDNTASSSPQQGLGRADLITEELVEGGSTRLAVFFYKHVPNRVGPVRSMRATDIGIVKPAKAVLVASGGAPPTVRRIKDAGITSFTEGATGYSRDTSRSAPYNLFMDLKKLSHQVKAKDRVDSYLPFGSAKDLPKGQPAKGLAATFSGGHTTNWTFAGGKYTNQNSFAASGDQFRPDNVLVLRVRVGDAGYKDPAGNPVPETKFTGSGSAMLFHGGRVVRGTWKKSLDSTVSLSTRAGKLPVPAGHTWVELVPQSGGNVTITK; this comes from the coding sequence GTGGCCCTCGGGCTGACCGCCGCGCTGGCGCTGTCCGGCTGCAACAAGGACTCCACCGCGGACGCGAACGGCAACGGCACGCCCGACGCGCAGGAGACCGCGCAGGGCCTGACCGTGGCCGGCGAGTGGCCGCTGACCGGCGAGCCGGCGAAGGGGAAGACCCCGCGCCACCCGGTGATGATCGTGAAGATCGACAACACCGCGAGCAGCAGCCCGCAGCAGGGCCTGGGCCGGGCGGACCTGATCACCGAGGAGCTCGTCGAGGGCGGCAGCACGCGCCTGGCGGTGTTCTTCTACAAGCACGTCCCGAACCGGGTGGGCCCGGTCCGCTCGATGCGCGCCACCGACATCGGCATCGTGAAGCCCGCCAAGGCGGTCCTGGTCGCCAGCGGCGGGGCGCCCCCGACGGTGCGTCGCATCAAGGACGCCGGGATCACGTCGTTCACCGAGGGCGCGACCGGCTACAGCCGCGACACGAGCCGCTCGGCGCCGTACAACCTGTTCATGGACCTCAAGAAGCTCAGCCACCAGGTGAAGGCCAAGGACCGGGTCGACAGCTACCTGCCGTTCGGCTCGGCGAAGGACCTGCCCAAGGGGCAGCCCGCCAAGGGCCTGGCCGCGACGTTCTCCGGCGGCCACACCACGAACTGGACGTTCGCCGGCGGGAAGTACACCAACCAGAACAGCTTCGCCGCCTCCGGCGACCAGTTCCGGCCCGACAACGTCCTGGTGCTGCGGGTGCGGGTGGGCGACGCGGGCTACAAGGACCCGGCGGGCAACCCGGTGCCGGAGACGAAGTTCACCGGCAGCGGGAGCGCGATGCTCTTCCACGGCGGCCGGGTCGTGCGCGGCACCTGGAAGAAGTCGCTGGACTCGACGGTCTCGTTGAGCACCAGGGCCGGCAAGCTGCCGGTCCCGGCCGGGCACACCTGGGTGGAGCTCGTGCCGCAGAGCGGCGGCAACGTCACCATCACCAAGTAG